The region GGACCCAGATATGTTTAACGGATGGAGAAACTATACGCTTCAGGGAGAGGTGAACGATGGGAACAGTTATTATGCGAACAATGGTGTTGCAGGGCACGCCGGCCTTTTCTCAACAGCTCGTGACCTGGCAGTTCTAGCACAAACCATGCTGAATAATGGCAACTATGGGAAAGTAGATTTATATGATAAAGAAGTAATTGAGAAATTCACTTCGGAACAACGATTCGGCCAAGGTTACGGTTGGGAAAAGAATAAAGAGTGGTATATGGGCAATAGACATTCAGAGCAGGCATATGGTCATACAGGATTTACTGGAACACAAATAATCATTGATCCTAAATATAATCTTCAAATCATTGTCCTTACTAACAAACAAAACAATGGTCCACTTGAAAGCGGATACTTGCCAAGCACAGGACCTCTGTCACAAGAAATTGTTAACACCGTTTATGAATCAATAAGCAAATAAAAACATAAAGCCAATCCACAATGGCTAAAATTTTATATTTACTTATTACCCAAAAATAAGCGAAAAGAGTGATGATAATTTAGAGCATTAAGTGCGTTTCAATACAATAGCTGAGGACAGAGTGTAATATACTCTGTCCTTAGCTGAAGTGGAATAAGTGCCTGTCTCTCTGGCTGACACTAATATGACAACAATTGATGAGGGTGTTCTTTTGATTCGGTAAACCATATATCGTATCCTATGTCTAATCCATATTTTCAAGTTCTTAGGTTAAGCGAAGTGATAAACTTTGTTCCCTTCTTTAATTTAAGGAAGGCTACAGCATGGAAGGGCCGACGTTTACTTCCAAATCCACCTGCTTTAGCAGTTGGACGTTTAAAGGCATTATCTAAATTCACTTTGCACGGATTACCTTATTTATCTACCTTTACCCGGTCAGAAAACAACTGATCAAATATAACTTTAGCATATGTCTTAACCTCATGAAGCCCACTATCTATCCCATACCTTACGTATTCGTTATTTGACATTGGAGCATTTTCTACCAAATTGACTGTATCAGGATCAAGTTCCCAATTCATGATCACCTTTCTAGCACCCTCTTTTAAACTGGCGCTTTTCTCACCGAACCAAGGGCCAAAATCCCATCCAAGATTGTTCGAAAATGAAACAGGATGCTTAGACCCTCCAACAACATCTTTAGGAAGACCGAAAAACTCCCCGGATGTTTTTTCCGGATTTGCAAGTTGAGTTAAGTCATCAGCTATTATAAATACTTGTAATAATTCATAGGATATATCGGGTCGCTCATGTTTTTCTACTAAATATCCTTGAAGTTTATCTTCAATATCTTTACTTAACTCAAGAATTTTTGCTACCGAATGTACCACTGGTGATGAATAATCGCTCATAAATAACTACTCCTAACTATTGGTTTTTGTAATAACCGAGGTGTGCCTTAAAAATTGGAAAGAGAAAAAGATAGCCCAGTAAATAATAAAAAACAAAATCCATTGACTATTATTCTAGCACCATATTTTTGAGAAGTATAGAACGGTGCTAATTCCGAGAATGACCGAAACCAAGAATTCTTGCATCCCCACAACCACCGCACAATTATGTATACAGATAAAGGAATTATCATAATATAAACTAACCAGAATATATTGTTTATGAAATGTCGGAGGTTACATCAATGAATAAAGAAGAATGGCGCAAATCATTTATCGATAAAATAAAAAAAAACGAATTGGAGTGAAAAGACTTTTTCGGTTAAGAAAGTACAGTTTAATGGACCAATTGACACGCTGCAGCAAATATCTCCTGAAATTCTGAGGATACTAAAAAAACCCCGCTGATGCAGGGATTTATCGCATATATTTTTTCAGTTTCGATAAAATTAAATCATTATCAAAGTCCTCTTTTTTTACATCAAAATTCCTTTTAGAGGCCTCCAGGTAAGATTGCTTTAACCTTGCTTTACGTGTCATTCTAGGATTTTTATTCTCTGGATGTCCACGGCGTTCTTTTACAGCTTGATCTTGTGCCATAAAATTCACCTTCCTTTAATTTAATTTTACTGCATATGCATATGTTTGTAAAATTCTACGTTTGATCATCCGATATTATTGATATGCTGTCACATATAATTCGCGCTGTTTCAAGCAAAGATTGTATGATTTTTATATCATAATCCGTAAATTCATATTCAGAACTGCCAAAAAGAACAAACAATTCCTCGTCCTGCTCCTCTTGCTGCAACATTAATACGTTTTCGCCCATTATCGTTCGGTTCCGGATTAAGAAATTGTCATTGTCATCCTCTGATTTACTCAACGTTTTTTTAAACCGATTCAATTGTCTATTATCAAATTCCTCACCATCATTTATTCTGAACAAACTCCCGATACTTCCTGCGCTTCTCCCACGCATCCCCGGAAAAATAATCCAAAATAATATCCATGTTCACAAGAGGATGGCGGGAAATATGGATATAATACCGGAAACTGCTCCATTGTAGTTTTGTGCATGGTTCACCATGTCGGCATCGACCGGATTCAAATGGATATACCGGCTTACTTCCAGCATTCCCTGTTTTGTTCCAATAAGTTTATCATAATACCGTTTTTCAAACACATGACCGGTGATTCTGTTCTTCGTGTTATAATAATCGGCGTAGCGCTTGTTTATCAGTGACATAACCTTGGAAATAGGCTGTTCTTTGGAGCGTATTTGCAGGTGAAAATGGTTGGTCATCAAACAATAGGAAGCGAGTTCAAAGGGGATTTTCTTATGGACTTGTTGCAGGATATGAAGAAAGGTCTTAAAATCACCTTCGTCTTTGAAAAGTGCATCCCGACGATTGCCGCGGCAGACAACGTGATAGAATGAATTTGGTACCCAAACCCGCTTTTTACGACCCATGGTTACTGTACCATCCCTTTTCTTATTTTGTCTCCTTGGGACCGCCGCATTGTTACGGATTCCCCACCCAGTGGCTATCCATCATCTTCTTAAAAACATTCAAAATGATGAAAGCATGGAGGGAAGCATAAGAACCGTCCCTGTGCTTCGTTGATAACATTCGGGAATGACAGGCACACCCAAAAGTCAAACTCAAGTTGAAAATTAGTAAACTTAACTAAAAAAAATTGTTGACTTTTTAATTAAATATAATTATAATGAACATAATAAGAGATGAGCTTGTTTTTCTCGAAGGCTTACGTGCCACGTGAGTTACTTAGTAGAGAAAAAGGGGCTCATTTATTTTTTGGCCTATAGAAATCGTTATACTTAAAATCATTCGGAATAAACTTCCAATGTCTGTACGGATGTTTCCATCTGTTTGCTTTATCTCCGTTAAGGCCGGTCGATTCACCAATATTAAAATTCGGGTATATCGCACCAATATGTTGATTTATGTGTTTATATAACTTTTCTTTAGCAATTGTTCTGCTACCTCTTATCCTAGAACCTTCAGGTTTGCTTAAATGTTTATTGTTCAACCTGAACTCCATGGCACCCAATACCACATCAAGGCATTGTAAGATTACGTGATCATGAGACCTCGCCTCTGCTATATCGTCTTTACTGTGAATTTAAGAAGTCTTGCTCAAATTGCAGCCTATAGATGAAATCAATGAACGCCTCGTTTTTTTCTTTTGTATCTGGTAACTGATCAAAAAAAGGGTATAAAGATACATTTCCCTTTAAAGGATTCGAAAAATTCAATCCGAATGCATGCTTGAAAAATTGAAAATAGAGCAAGAAATACTCATTTTTGCGTTGAGTTAATGTAAGGTTTGTCGGTTCGTATCGATTATGTGTAAACATTATCCTTACTTTAACCTTATCCTGTTTTATAAACCTGAAAAACTCGTCCATCAAAATCATATATTTTTCTAAATAAATTTTTGTAACCTTTTGCCATTTAACTTCACTAAACAAATGAAGAGCTTCTTTTTGCAGTTCTAAAGTATCTTTGACCTTAATGGAAATCATTTGACCTAACCAAAGCTCCACCATAAAAGTTGCTGAAATAATCGCCACGTTTAACTGACTCATCGCAGTAAATAATATATTGCATTCGGTTCTCCCCAATTGTATATGCAAATTTTTTAAACAATATTAAGAATAAAAAAGAACTTATATTCTATTATTATAATGGAGCTTCTCTCAAAAGTACAATAATTGAAAATACAAGAATTGTCTTAGAAAGAACCTATTTTGCATTGATTATTATGACGTTATTAAAAAGTGAATCTGTACCTCTATGTAGCATCTGCTGTTTCAATAATACATCACAGAATATCTTTAGAACTTCACGATGACCTAAATTAATTCTGTAGTATATGGTTATTAAAATGACTCCAATGAATGGACCATACAATCTAGGAACTAGTTTCCGTAGATTTTTATTGCTATCTGGGGTGATTTCTATCCATTCAGGGTCTAGGACTTCATTATTTCACCTCTTTTTTCATATTTTATCACCCTTTTACGATTCTTTATATCATGATGTTTTTATAAATAAGGTTTTTGAAAAACACACCTGTATCTCCAATGTATAGACCTATTTGGTTATCCTATGAGAATTTTTAAAATGCCCCTCACAAACCAGCACGCAGTATATTGTATCAATCTTCATTTTAATTTTAGTCGTGCTAGGAATAGCGTGGATTTTAATCTAATTGATAATATTGTAATTATGGATGACTTAAGCGGTACAGGAAAAACAATTACCAAATATATAGATTCCTTGCATAATCGATATCCTTTTATTACAAAGCATAAAAAAATATATATTATGCTAATAGAGTGTACAGAACAGGCTGAGAATCGTATCAGCGATTTCGGAAAAAACATAACTTGAATATAAAGATTATTCGGGGAGTGACAGGCACCCCGAACTATTGGCGTGTAACCATGTATACTACTTCCTCCAAAAATTGCTTAATCTGTTTAAGCAGTTTTCAACCTATTTAGTAAAGAAATAATACGACTTATAACCCTTTCTTGCTCTTCAATACGCATATTCGATCCACTTGGCAGACACTTAGGATTGATAGTCAATGCTGTCAACCATCGATTTCACCCAAATCTTAAAATAAAGTCACTCCCTCCCTTGCTACACTGCTCAGTCAAACTTCAAGTTATCATTTGAAGCTTATATATAATTTAAATCGATAAAATTCGACAAATTCCGTGACAGGCGCCCAGAACTATGGGGATAAAGTACATTTTCTTGGGATGAGAACTTCTAAATCATTGGCTCTCTACTTTGAAATGATGCTGGGAAACATACTGGATAATTTAAATCAGTTAAGCTTAAATTCCGATTTTCTTTACGATGAAGCGCTGAAATTTAAAAAAGGCGATGTTTTGGTGGTTATTGCCTTATCCCCTTATGCAAAACATGCCATAAATTTCGTAAAATACTGCAGGAAACATTTTGATATAAATATTGTTGTGATTACTGACTTGCACACATGTCCAATCATACAGGATAGTGACGCCCACCTGATATCAGGTCAAAGCAAAAACAGATACAGTATTATTCCTGCTATCACTTTAATGGAATCAATAATCATAGACATCGGAAAAAAATCCCCTCATTCTGTGAGTAAAATATCGAAATTAAATGAAATGCATCAAGAGAATGATATAACGACATTATGAAAGCCGTACCACCCTTTAGTGGTACGGCTGAGTACAAGAATTCTGTCCTTCATTATCCCCATAAAATGATCACGGAGGGCACCTTTTCCATTGGCTAACAGCTCCTGCCGCCAATCATGAATTGGATTTTCACTATTAAGTAATAACCCATGTCGGGCGCACTTCTAAGTATTGATTGGATGCATGATAAGGATGTTATTGACAAATGTCTTTCCTCAATGAAGAGAACCAAAAACAGTTAAAACATAATTTTATTCGACATAACCTGACAAATTTCAGGGAGTGACTAGGCACTCAAAACAATTTATCTAGAGTTTTGTCACAACCACCAACTTGAACATGTTTTTATTTTGCGTGTTATCACCAGTACTGTCCAAGCGGCTCTCGCTTCAGTTAAAGACGCAGTTTCCAAACCCAGCCCACAAAAAAATGTAATCAATACAATCATTGGGTATATCGGGAAATGACTGGGTATCCAAAAATTATGCTGAAGCTACCCTATGTCTTTCTTCATCATTGGTAACCTCTTCTACAAACACTGGTACATTCCTCCACAAAATGTGATAAAAAAAAGCACAGCTAGTAAGAATATTTATGTTAAAATATTCTTCCATATAATTTGACAAAATTCAGGGAGTGACAGGTACTCAGAATTTAAACATTACCCCCATCTACTCTATTTAACTATCCCGTTCAATTTCCATAAATCTAAGTTTAAAATCATAGTCCTTTATCGTCTCAGTTAATCCAACCATAGATAATTTTGCTGCAGTGGACTCGATAGTTTCTGGTCTGTTTAGATCATGGTTCTGAAGCGGTCGATAAGCAAACACAAAAATTATATCCTTTGTTCTTCGCAATCTACGGATGAAACTTTTCACGTCCGGAAAATCATTCCGGAATTTTTTAGCAGCTTCAGATTGCTGCGATTGAGTTTCATCGTCCTTTTTAATTTTCCCAATAATACGCTTATAAAATTCTCCAAAAATCCTTTCTCCATTATCATAATACAATCCATCACGTATGATTGTCATGGCATGCTCAATTTGATCTACTAAAACTCTAACGTCACCAGATAAACCATCTTTAACATGTATAAAGTACATTGTATCGTTTTCCGCATATAGCAAGTCACATATTTCTATATTGCGGTACAGAATTTTATCTAAAACATATAAAGATGGAACTTCATTATGATAATAATTATAGTCTCCTTCACTCTCTTGATGTGGCCAAAAATTCATTTTATTAATTCTAAAATCATGGTCGAATCCGTTTACTACTTTATTAACAAATTGCTTGTTTAATTCTTCCATGAACGACCTGTTAACTTTATGCCAATTCCCACCCATAAGCCAATATGTTTCACTATTCAGCGTAACTTTCACATCAAAATGTTCATACAAATTGTGCCTAGTTTCTTCACTATTTTCAATTTCACCAGTTAAATACGTGTGAGTTATAATTGACATTAGATCATCATGATTTTTATCTAATTCTACGTATTTCTTGAACAATGATGCTATGTCACTTTCTGTTTCATAGCTCTCTTTGACCCCGGAATCATTGTTTATTGTTATAAAATGGGCATCGTATACTTCATAGTAAGGAATAATACTAAAAGTCCCGTTATAATCAGTAGAGTTCAGATATTGGGTGAATTCTCGAATTAGATATTCATCCAATTCATTTGCCACACTATCTTTATCATTCAATCTATAAAAGGGATTGATGTCATAGCCTGTTTCTTGTAATAACTGTAATACGGAGCCTAGCATGATGTCGAGCTCTCTTAGTGTAATTGCCTTCCCAAGTTTTATTGAATCTTTGGCAAGAAGCCTATAATCCTTTTTCTTTGTATTGATTTTGATCCCCAGTTTTTTGGTAATGCTTTTGCTGGGTAATGCGACATAAATCTCATTGAAAAAATTATTGAAATCCGCTTCTGTATTTATTGTAACCCTTCGGTTATATTGATAATTGCCACCCAAAATATTCCCCGTAAAGTACCTGTCATTTACCCTCTTAATTACATCATCATTCCGGTCGATTAACCGGGATAACAACTCCAAACCAAAATTATAGTCCTTAACTCCATCGAGCACTTGATAGCCATTGCCACCGGTAACAGCAAAGATTTCATCACCAACTTTTAAAAATAAGACAAACGATTGCCTTATGTTTTGGATCTCGTCAAGATCACTAACTAGCTCCGTCAAAGTCCTCCCCCAATTCGGATTCGTTTTGACTACGCTTGTATATAAGCTGTATTTTGATATGTTAGTGAATTTGAATTTACGGTTAGTATGCTTTACGAGTTTTTTATCTTCTTCTCTATTTTCGTTAAAATCATCAACTATTTGCTGCCATTCTCCTTTGGTATGCAACCTGTATATGGTAAAATGGCTGGCACTCATAGTTAGCCCCCTTTCATGCTAAAAAACTAAGTGTAATAGAAATGTCCAATAAAATTCTTCTATAGGTAATTTCGACACAGTATTTCAAAATCCTGCAAATTTTAATAGTAGCTCAAATCTGATACTTATTCTGTAACAGATATACTTTTATGAAGTCATAACCATCTCAGAAAATAAGTCTTTAGAACTATTTCGACATAAATAAAGTAATTCCTGCCTATATATAGATTTTTTTACAGGATAATCCAATGTGATTTACTTTTCCTATCCAACTTTGATTATTTCATGCAAATGAGTCCATGTATACATGAATGAAGA is a window of Virgibacillus ihumii DNA encoding:
- a CDS encoding transposase, whose protein sequence is MGRKKRVWVPNSFYHVVCRGNRRDALFKDEGDFKTFLHILQQVHKKIPFELASYCLMTNHFHLQIRSKEQPISKVMSLINKRYADYYNTKNRITGHVFEKRYYDKLIGTKQGMLEVSRYIHLNPVDADMVNHAQNYNGAVSGIISIFPAILL
- a CDS encoding phosphoribosyltransferase-like protein; translation: MPLTNQHAVYCINLHFNFSRARNSVDFNLIDNIVIMDDLSGTGKTITKYIDSLHNRYPFITKHKKIYIMLIECTEQAENRISDFGKNIT
- a CDS encoding MurR/RpiR family transcriptional regulator; translated protein: MTGAQNYGDKVHFLGMRTSKSLALYFEMMLGNILDNLNQLSLNSDFLYDEALKFKKGDVLVVIALSPYAKHAINFVKYCRKHFDINIVVITDLHTCPIIQDSDAHLISGQSKNRYSIIPAITLMESIIIDIGKKSPHSVSKISKLNEMHQENDITTL
- a CDS encoding DUF6119 family protein, translated to MSASHFTIYRLHTKGEWQQIVDDFNENREEDKKLVKHTNRKFKFTNISKYSLYTSVVKTNPNWGRTLTELVSDLDEIQNIRQSFVLFLKVGDEIFAVTGGNGYQVLDGVKDYNFGLELLSRLIDRNDDVIKRVNDRYFTGNILGGNYQYNRRVTINTEADFNNFFNEIYVALPSKSITKKLGIKINTKKKDYRLLAKDSIKLGKAITLRELDIMLGSVLQLLQETGYDINPFYRLNDKDSVANELDEYLIREFTQYLNSTDYNGTFSIIPYYEVYDAHFITINNDSGVKESYETESDIASLFKKYVELDKNHDDLMSIITHTYLTGEIENSEETRHNLYEHFDVKVTLNSETYWLMGGNWHKVNRSFMEELNKQFVNKVVNGFDHDFRINKMNFWPHQESEGDYNYYHNEVPSLYVLDKILYRNIEICDLLYAENDTMYFIHVKDGLSGDVRVLVDQIEHAMTIIRDGLYYDNGERIFGEFYKRIIGKIKKDDETQSQQSEAAKKFRNDFPDVKSFIRRLRRTKDIIFVFAYRPLQNHDLNRPETIESTAAKLSMVGLTETIKDYDFKLRFMEIERDS